The nucleotide window CTCAGGTGCAGGCCGACTTTGTGCGGAAACTGGCCGGGCAGCTCGGTGACGCCCAGGATTTGGGTGATGAAGTCGATGAGGTCGTAGGTGGCGGTGCGGACTTGCTGCACTTCAGCCGTTTGCTCCAGCTTGTCGAAGTGCTTGCGCACATGGTAGACGCAGCTGCCGGAGGGGGCCACGATGTAGTCGTAGCTGTGAAAGGTGTCGACGAAGTGGCGGTAGATGGGCAGGGCGTCCCGCTCGCAGCCGCTATTAGCCAGGGCTGCCCGCAGCAGGTTTGCTGGGCCGGAAAGTGGGCCGTAACGCCCAGCTTTTGCAGGAGCTGCAGTGACGAAATGCCCACCTGCGGGTAAAACTGGTCGACGTAGCAGGGAACGAAAAGGGCGACTTTCATGCGCGTTATTTTTCCTGTCATCCTGAGCTTGGCGAAGGACCTTATCACGGCAGAACGAATCGTTGGTACGACACTCGTTCGAATCCTATAAGGTCCTTCGCCAAGCTCAGGATGACAGCCAAAGAGGTAGCATATGTTCGTGGCTACCAATCAAAATTGGTTCAGGTAAACAGCAGCTGGGTTTTCTTCCAGGCTTCGCCCTGCTCGAGGTGAACCAAAGCGCCTAATGCCGTGGCTTGGGGGACTTCCAGAGTCCGGATTTCAGCCTTGGGGAAGTTCCAGCTCAGGGTTTGCATAAAGAGTGGGTTGCGGGCAAAGCCGCCGTCGACGAAGATGGTTTTCTCGCCCTGCCAGACCAGGTGGATGGATTCGAGCAGAATGTTGATCAGCCCGTGCATCAGGTGCTGGTAGGCATCACTGGCGGTGCGGAAGCCAGACAGGTCCCAGTCGGCGGCGGGCTGGTCGGGGAAGGGACCGGTGCCGGCCATGCAGGCGGGCGTAAATAGGGTCGAGGTTTCGTCGTAGGGGCGGGCCAGCACGATAGAGCGGTAGAAATCGGGCTTGACGTGGAAGTACGCGGCAATCCGCTCGACCTGGTAGTCGTGCTCCCGGCCTAGGAAGACCCTAGAAGCACGCGTGGCCTGGCCCCGGGGCGTCATAAAGCTCAGGCAGTCGCGGCGCAGCAGCTCGGGCGTAAGCGGCTGGCTGTTAAACGGGTTGATGGTAACGGACCAGGTGCCGGTTGAAATCAACACGAAAGGCTCGTCATTTTCGGCCAGGTAGGGCATCACCGCCGAGGTGCTGTCGTGCAAGCCCACGCCCACCATAATCCCATCCACGACGCTGGCAATGGAGTCCTTGGTCAGGGGCGCCAGTTTTTCGTCGATGCCTTCGCGCCGGACCCAGTCGTGGTACTGGCGGCGTTGGTAGTCCCACAGCGCCGTGTGGCAGCCCACGGAGGTGTAGTCACTGAACTTCTCGCCCGTGAGCAGGTAGGAGAGGTAGTTGGGCAAATGCAGGGAGGTATGAATCCGGGCGTAGAGCTCGGGCTTGGCGTATTTCAGCCAGTAGAGCTGCAGGCCCGAGTTGAGCATACCCAGCTGCGGCGAGCAGGTGTCGGCGGCAAATTCGTCGGGCGACTGGCCCAGCGCGGCGTAGAATTGCTGCTGGATTTGCTCGGGAATGGGCTTGAGGTAGTTGTAGAGCGGGGCCACGGGCTGGCCGTCGGCGCCCAGATGCACGAAGCTGGCCCCGTAGGCGGTGAAGTTCACGCCCTTCACCGAGTAGTGCGGGCTCTGGCGCAAGTCCTGCCAATGGCGAAGCACCCACTCGGTGAGGCGGGGCAGGTGGTCGCAGTCGAAGCCGTCGTCGTCGAGCACGTCGGTGCAGACGTGCAGCTGCTCATCAATAATCTGCTGCTCCTCGTCGAAGAGGATGAGTTTTTTGTTGGTCTTGCCGATGTCAAAAACGGCGTAAATCGACTTTTTCATGCGCTTTTTCATAGCCCGGTCGATACGCTCAGTTTGCCCCGCTGCTGAATAAGTTGCTCCCGCACCCCGGCGGCGCGGTAGGCTTGCACGGGCTTCAGGGCCCCGCCGCTCTGCCGGTAAGCTTCCGACACTAGGGGGCGCACGTCGAGCAAAAAGGCGTCGCGCAGGATTTCCTCGGCCCGGGCCACATCGTTACTTTCCTGGGCTTCGTGCAGGGCTTCACGGTCCACCAGCAGGGCCTTAGCGTAGGCGCCGAGGATGTTTTCGACGGACTGCAGCAGGTCTTCCAGCGGGTCCTTGGTGTTGTGGCTGGCGTCAATCATATAGGCTACCAGCGGGTTGGTGACGGCCGGGTCGCGGGCGGCGTCGACCAGTTCGTTGAAGATCAAAAAGAGCTGGAAGGGTTTGATACTGCCGGTGGTCAAATCGTCGTCGCCGTACATGGAGCCGTTGAAGTGGAAGCCGCCGAGGCGGCCAAATTGCTGCAGGCGGCCCACAATCTGCTCGATGTTGGTGTTGGGCAAGTGGTGGCCTAAATCGACCAGCACGTTGGCGTTCTGGCCCAGGCTCTGGCACAAGGAGTACGAGGTGCCCCAGTCGGGAATGACCATGGAGTAGAAGTGGGGCTCGTAGGGCTTGTACTCGATGAGCATCTGCCAGTCGGAAGGCATGGCCTCGTAGATGGCCGCCAGCGACTCCTGGGTGCGCAGGTAGGCGCGGCGCAGGTGCTGCTGACCGGGGAAGTTGGAGCCGTCGGCCAGCCACACGGTCAGGGTTTTGGCCCCCAGCTGCCGGCCGTAGTTGATGCAGTCGATGTTGTGCTGAATGGCCTGCTGGCGGACGGCTTGTTCCGTATGACTCAGGGAGCCGAACTTGTAGGAAAAAGCCTGGTCTTTTTGGTCCTGGAAGGTGTTGGAGTTCACCGAGTCAATCACCAGGCCGTACTCTTTTTGCAGCTGCTCGAGGCCGGCAATATCCTGGGGATGTCCCAGGGAATGTGCAGGGAAATCGAGTTGGAGGAGCGGTTGAGCTGGTGCAGCAGGCCCACGTCGCCGAGCTTTTCCTCCAGGTTGCGGGGCTCCCCGCCCAGGGGGTAGCGCCCGAAGCGGGTGCCGCCGGTACCCAACGCCCAGCTCGGAATGGCCACCTGAAACTTGATTAGCTCGCGCACTACTTCCTGGGCGTCCTGCTGGCGCCGACTCAGCAAATCGGCCAGGTAGGAAAACTGCAGCTGATGCTCGGCCAGCAAGGGCTGGTTGAGGTCGTGGAGGCGTTGGTCAGTAAGCATGGGAAGGCGGGGTTGGAGTGGCCGAAAAAGCGGGCTGGCGTAGGCAGGGCCGCTGCTGCGGAATTCGTGGGAGTCTTGTTTTAACAATAGCAAAGTAGCTTATCGACTCGGCCCAAACTGTTCTGAACTCTCCTGCCCACGTGGTTTTATTTTAGTAGAAGCAGAGTTACTTTCCCCGTCTGTCATCCTGAGCTTGCGAAGGACCTTCCTCATTTACGCCATGCAAGGTTGGTCAATGCGTAAGGCCATTTCTAAGTGGCTACCACAAACATCTGCTCAGTCTCTACCTTTAATCTAAAGGCGGATTTGCTGCATCATACTCCCGCTCAACTTCTTCAAAATAAGGGGACAGAAATGAGTCAGCCGCTTTGATGAGTTTCCCACGCTTCAGGACATAGACCTGAAACTCGTTGTGTAAAGCGGGGTCCTCGTCGTCATGGAAATGCAACAGTCCGTAGCTGCCCGTCGATTCCTGGGCTATCCAGGTAAAGATTTCCAGGGGATAGAAAGGCTGGCCAGGATGATTGTGCTGGGCTGTGATGGTAAAGCAATACTGTCCGTTGTAAACCGTGAGCTGGCACAGGTGGGCAAAGCCAGGCCAGATGCCGGTCTGCTCTAAGTACTGCTTAAACCTGGCTACGAATTCCCGTTGGGGAGCTTCTTCGGAATGATAGTCGCTGTAGCGTAAGGTAATCCAGCCGTGTATTTCGACCATGCCTTAGGGATGATTAAATGCTCCAAGCCCCTTACCGAGTTTACAGTAAAGGGCTTTGAGCGTTGGTACTACCGGCAGTGGGGTAGGCGAGGAAGGTCCTTCGGCTCCGCCTCAGGATGACAGACGGTTTTAGTTCTACAACGAGCCGCGCCGGATGGTGTAGAACGGGTTGCGGACTTTGCCGCGGTGCTTTTCCAGCAGCTTGGTGGCGGCGGTTTTGCCCATGGCCTCGAAGTCGGTGGTAATGACGGTCATGTTGAGCAGCTCCTTCAGCGGGGTTTCGTTGAAGGAGATGATGCCCACTTCGCGGCCCAGCAGGTAGCTGGTCTGCCGGATTTTCTTGACCAGCTCCACCAGGTCGGTTTCCCGGATGACGACGTAGGCCGTGCCGGTTTCGAGCACCTCGCTCATGGCGTTTTCCACCACGGCGAAGGTCTTGTTGTGAATCAAACAGAAGGAGCGGAAGCCCCAGGGCAATTCCTCGGGGTGGTTGGCGTCGGAGGGCAGAATGAGGACCAGGCGGGAGTACTTATCGAGCAGGTCCCGGGCGTTTTCCAGGGCGTTGAAGATGTCCTTGTCGAAGTCCTGGAACACGCGCAGGCAGTCGTGCTGCAGCTCGGGCAAATCCTTGTCGAGCAGCACCAACTCCTGGCTCGGAATCGTGTTCAGGATGCTCTGATACGTGGCCTTGGGCGTATCGAGGGTGAAGTGGGGCATCACCACGTAGTAGTTGTACTTGCCCAGGTTCTTCTCGATGATTTCCTGAAACAGGTTCACGTTGTAGTGGTGAATCTGCAAATCGACAGTGGCCTGGTCGCCGAGGGCTTCGAGGAAGGCGTAGTAGATGATCTTTTTGTAGGAGCTCAGCTTGTTGAACACCAGCAGGATTTTGAGCTTGGCCGTGTCGTTGGTTTGCACGTAGTAGCCCTTGCCCTGCACCGAGGTGATAAAGCCCCGCTCCCGCAATTCGCGGTAGGCTTTTTCCACCGTGTCGCGGGCCAGGTAGTGTTCCACGCTGAGCTCGGAAATGGAGGGCAGCTGGTCGCCGTTGCGCAGAATGCCGCGCTCAATGTCCATGATAACCGACTGCACAATCTGCTTGTACTTCGGGGTTTTATCCTGGGGCTTCAGTTGGAGGGTATACATGCCGGGGGTCGCGTCGCGGGAAGATTCTTTAGGGCCCGAAACAGCATTCCGACTCCGGTAATCCGAGTTTACTAGCATGA belongs to Hymenobacter cellulosilyticus and includes:
- a CDS encoding Imm7 family immunity protein; the encoded protein is MVEIHGWITLRYSDYHSEEAPQREFVARFKQYLEQTGIWPGFAHLCQLTVYNGQYCFTITAQHNHPGQPFYPLEIFTWIAQESTGSYGLLHFHDDEDPALHNEFQVYVLKRGKLIKAADSFLSPYFEEVEREYDAANPPLD
- a CDS encoding GntR family transcriptional regulator, whose product is MYTLQLKPQDKTPKYKQIVQSVIMDIERGILRNGDQLPSISELSVEHYLARDTVEKAYRELRERGFITSVQGKGYYVQTNDTAKLKILLVFNKLSSYKKIIYYAFLEALGDQATVDLQIHHYNVNLFQEIIEKNLGKYNYYVVMPHFTLDTPKATYQSILNTIPSQELVLLDKDLPELQHDCLRVFQDFDKDIFNALENARDLLDKYSRLVLILPSDANHPEELPWGFRSFCLIHNKTFAVVENAMSEVLETGTAYVVIRETDLVELVKKIRQTSYLLGREVGIISFNETPLKELLNMTVITTDFEAMGKTAATKLLEKHRGKVRNPFYTIRRGSL
- a CDS encoding FGGY-family carbohydrate kinase, translated to MKKRMKKSIYAVFDIGKTNKKLILFDEEQQIIDEQLHVCTDVLDDDGFDCDHLPRLTEWVLRHWQDLRQSPHYSVKGVNFTAYGASFVHLGADGQPVAPLYNYLKPIPEQIQQQFYAALGQSPDEFAADTCSPQLGMLNSGLQLYWLKYAKPELYARIHTSLHLPNYLSYLLTGEKFSDYTSVGCHTALWDYQRRQYHDWVRREGIDEKLAPLTKDSIASVVDGIMVGVGLHDSTSAVMPYLAENDEPFVLISTGTWSVTINPFNSQPLTPELLRRDCLSFMTPRGQATRASRVFLGREHDYQVERIAAYFHVKPDFYRSIVLARPYDETSTLFTPACMAGTGPFPDQPAADWDLSGFRTASDAYQHLMHGLINILLESIHLVWQGEKTIFVDGGFARNPLFMQTLSWNFPKAEIRTLEVPQATALGALVHLEQGEAWKKTQLLFT